A genomic segment from Ptychodera flava strain L36383 chromosome 8, AS_Pfla_20210202, whole genome shotgun sequence encodes:
- the LOC139138372 gene encoding uncharacterized protein, which produces MGSKFQQWLAGFSNYKRSFNLGVLSGDDEVKSIYETAEDVGKLPFNRSKVMFLGDARVGKTSLRRLLMGEQFQGDEPSTEGIETRMCTAKEVDYSWTESKSPHENDFEIGASWYTAKAAMESSSYQTREPPSPPKTSKTKSGKRSLTFRERVNQTLSDVQYIGMFVSIPLTLSAILYGAALPFGFIFLEWTIFFAIIVVCNGDVLNAYRYGTSLAIMMAVDICFRCSFTPNAILNYLDNLCFHWPMANYFVFCVAFTLFGFILGIFFGYGCRAGIAFGLCLLASPGQLTSLDQLQLSNLSVDFTSTLEAVTSILGDLAGICIYRYWDVITSNHPWIFPRGIMGVISFFLLISVVLSVSTINMPIVLPFILGMLLWSGKLTGEFLGRDLDKKFGSGYFLKKMVGIMVGLLLGYGMGWTFHSPTLKTVSIFIFIASVLTHPLIELYVFWKVRTQRFPILNVRDAMKEQSAGSSRLATRLSLWDFAGDQLYHVTHQIFIASHAVYLLVFNFERAAKNKKEQFQRLLFWLNSIRTHAKHEDAVIFLVGTHRDSVMVSVRNELSSYFHKKLYDFFCDRLVMNDDGTPIFPIENSKPLDTDARKLRNYILEKSQEAEYMKAEFPLKYLHFYELIKSKRRAARKFGLEYAICGYREVHEFAQENCKISDSLEFELMLGFFHKAGEIIFHAADETLKNFIIFDPQVLVDIMKNLINIPPFHKRYHRVAPFWRKLEKTGIADSRLVSHIVEPMKVSKEMAVSLLQAYDLICLIPHESEVDNQLYLVPGLLPLYMATEIDEDRLSVKGDKDVYYIDFCGFLPEGVFSRLLARCFRVDVTPSRVTTRNVYYNVGKFLFDKVLNYKLELINESPQQPLVKVTVQRTSNTKAWRFLDWFLFQLEAIRQRDFKYMKYICGVLCPNEDHTCLSKLDLLHIVKLALKTRRYQYKRDPWNSSVKVAPSILRGSAENRRKKISIKLRAAFLWIRAFRIYLHHSTNKSAIA; this is translated from the exons ATGGGTAGTAAATTCCAGCAGTGGTTAGCCGGGTTCTCCAACTATAAACGAAGCTTCAACTTAGGTGTACTATCTGGTGACGATGAAGTAAAAAGTATTTACGAAACCGCAGAAGATGTTGGTAAACTTCCTTTCAACAGGAGCAAGGTCATGTTCCTTGGTGACGCCCGCGTTGGAAAAACTAGTCTGCGCAGGCTCCTGATGGGTGAGCAGTTCCAGGGAGACGAGCCCAGTACAGAGGGAATAGAAACCAGGATGTGCACGGCAAAAGAAGTCGACTATTCATGGACAGAAAGCAAAAGTCCAcatgaaaacgattttgaaatcgGAGCTTCGTGGTACACAGCAAAGGCCGCGATGGAGTCTTCATCATATCAAACACGGGAGCCACCGTCTCCGccaaaaacatcaaaaaccaAAAGTGGTAAACGTTCTTTGACATTTCGAGAGCGGGTCAACCAGACACTCAGTGATGTTCAATATATTGGTATGTTTGTCAGTATTCCCCTCACACTGAGTGCAATTCTGTATGGAGCAGCACTTCCGTTCGGCTTTATTTTCCTTGAATGGACAATTTTTTTCGCCATCATAGTGGTGTGCAACGGAGATGTCCTCAATGCCTATCGTTACGGGACAAGTCTAGCTATCATGATGGCAGTTGACATTTGCTTCAGATGCAGTTTCACACCTAATGCCATTCTGAATTATCTCGACAATCTCTGTTTTCACTGGCCAATGGCCAACTACTTTGTCTTTTGTGTTGCCTTTACCTTGTTCGGTTTCATTCTGGGCATCTTCTTTGGGTATGGATGTCGAGCAGGAATAGCATTCGGTCTTTGCCTACTCGCTTCCCCAGGTCAGCTAACATCCCTAGATCAATTACAGCTATCAAACCTAAGTGTAGACTTCACAAGTACTTTGGAAGCGGTCACTTCCATATTGGGGGATCTTGCTGGCATATGCATATACCGATACTGGGATGTCATAACAAGTAACCATCCGTGGATTTTTCCACGAGGAATCATGGGTGTCATTTCATTTTTCCTTTTAATCAGTGTGGTCCTTTCTGTGAGTACAATAAATATGCCAATTGTTTTACCTTTCATCCTTGGCATGTTGCTATGGAGTGGTAAATTGACAGGAGAGTTTCTTGGAAGAGACCTGGATAAGAAATTTGGTTCCGGTTATTTCCTGAAAAAGATGGTTGGAATAATGGTAGGTCTGTTACTCGGGTATGGCATGGGCTGGACCTTCCACTCTCCAACTTTGAAAACAGTGtcgatttttattttcattgcatcAGTATTGACCCACCCACTGATCGAGTTGTATGTATTTTGGAAAGTAAGAACTCAGAGATTTCCGATCTTAAATGTTAGGGATGCCATGAAAGAACAGTCAGCTGGATCAAGTCGCTTAGCAACAAGATTAAGTCTATGGGATTTCGCTGGAGACCAGCTCTATCACGTCACCCACCAAATTTTCATCGCCAGTCACGCGGTGTATTTGctggttttcaattttgaaagagCAGCCAAAAACAAGAAGGAACAATTCCAACGACTTTTGTTTTGGTTAAACTCAATTCGTACCCACGCAAAACATGAAGATGCTGTCATTTTCCTTGTTGGCACACACAGGGATAGTGTAATGGTCTCTGTGCGGAATGAACTTTCGTCGTATTTCCACAAAAAACTCTACGACTTTTTCTGTGACCGGCTTGTCATGAACGATGATGGCACCCCGATTTTCCCAATAGAGAATTCAAAACCTTTAGACACAGATGCACGAAAACTTAGAAATTACATCTTAGAAAAGAGCCAAGAGGCAGAGTACATGAAAGCAGAATTTCCTTTGAAATACCTCCATTTCTACGAGTTAATCAAAAGTAAACGGAGGGCCGCCAGAAAATTTGGCCTGGAGTATGCCATCTGTGGATACAGAGAAGTTCATGAGTTTGCCCAGGAAAATTGCAAAATCAGTGATTCATTAGAATTTGAGTTAATGCTTGGCTTCTTTCACAAAGCCGGAGAAATAATCTTCCATGCGGCAGATGAAACTCTCAagaatttcatcatatttgatccTCAAGTTCTTGTTGATATTATGAAGAATCTGATTAATATTCCTCCTTTTCATAAGAGATACCACAGGGTGGCGCCGTTTTGGAGGAAGTTGGAGAAAACTGGAATTGCTGATAGTCGTTTAGTGAGCCACATCGTAGAACCAATGAAGGTGTCCAAAGAAATGGCAGTGTCCTTGTTACAAGCTTATGATTTGATTTGCCTTATTCCACATGAGTCTGAAGTCGATAACCAATTGTATCTGGTACCTGGTTTATTGCCTCTTTATATGGCTACTGAAATTGATGAAGATAGGTTGTCAGTAAAAGGAGATAAAGATGTTTACTACATTGATTTCTGTGGCTTTTTACCCGAAGGTGTATTTTCCCGTCTGCTTGCCCGCTGTTTCAGGGTTGATGTTACTCCCTCACGCGTGACAACTCGGAATGTTTACTACAATGTCGGCAAGTTCCTCTTCGATAAAGTTTTAAATTACAAACTTGAACTCATTAACGAATCGCCACAGCAGCCGCTGGTCAAAGTCACCGTCCAACGGACATCCAATACTAAAGCATGGAGGTTTCTGGATTGGTTTCTGTTTCAGCTTGAGGCAATAAGACAAAGAGACttcaaatatatgaaatatatcTGCGGTGTGTTATGCCCAAACGAGGATCACACTTGCCTTTCGAAACTAGACCTTCTTCATATCGTAAAACTGGCTCTGAAGACAAGGCGTTACCAGTACAAAAGAGACCCGTGGAATTCCAGTGTGAAGGTCGCTCCTTCAATTTTGAGGGGTTCTGCAGAAAATCGaag GAAGAAAATTTCCATCAAACTCCGTGCCGCATTTCTATGGATACGCGCTTTTCGGATTTACCTCCATCACTCTACAAACAAATCTGCAATAGCATGA
- the LOC139138371 gene encoding uncharacterized protein: MGSKFERWLAGFSNYKRSFNLGVLSGDDEVKNIYKTAEDVGKLPFNRSKVMFLGDARVGKTSLRRLLMGEQFQGDEPSTEGIETRMCTTKEVDYSWKESESQHENDFEIGSAWYTAKTAMESSPNQTREPPSPPETPKAKSGKRSLTFREWVNQTLRDTQYMSISFVIPLILSAVLYGATLPFGFVFLEWIMFLAVLMCDGDFLCAYRYGTSLAIMMAVDTYFRCSFTPNAILNNLDNLCFHWPLVNYFVFCFAFNLFGFIMGVFFGYGCRAGMAFGLCLLASPSQLTSLDQLQLSELSADFVSILEAAISVVGGLAGICIYRYWDVITSNHPWIFPRGIMGVISYFLFLSVFLSVSATNMPTVLPFILGMLLWSGKLTGQFLGRDLDKKFGSGYFLKRFVGIMLGLLLGYGMGWKLHSPILKTVSILIFTASVLTHPLIELHVFWNVRTQRFPILNVRDAMKEQSAGSSRLATRLSLWDFAGDQLYYATHQIFIASHAVYLLVFNFERAAKNKKGQFQRLLFWLNSIRTHAKHEDAVILLVGTHRDSVRASVRNELSSYFHKKLYDFFCDRLVMNDDGTPIFPIENSKPLDRDARKLRNCILEKSQEAEYMKAEFPLKYLHFYKLIKCKRKTASKLGLEYAICGYIEVHEFARENCKISDSLEFELMLGLFHRAGEIIFHAEDETLKNFIIFDPQILADIMKNLINIPPFHKRYHRVAPFWRMLEKNGIADSRLVSHIVEPMKVSKEMAVSLLQAYDLMCLIPHESPVDNQLYLVPGLLPLYVATENDEDRLSVKGNKDVYYIDFCGFLPEGVFSRLLARCFRVDVTPLHVTTRNVYYNVGKFLFDKDLNYKLELINESPQQPLVKVTVQRTSNTKARKFLKWFLGELKAIRQRDFKYMKYICGVLCPNKDHTCLSKLDLLHIVKLASEDKALPVLNRRVEFQCEGRRFNFQGFCRKSKDENFHQTPCRISRNTRISELPPSLYKQICNSLNIEQLLHGDWRDLAGELGYTQHEVQVLKNKDNPCDALLQKWSCQGDSTVAQLIEVLLRPNLSRQDVVTLIEEALGERKELD, translated from the exons ATGGGCAGTAAATTCGAGCGATGGTTAGCTGGGTTCTCCAACTATAAACGGAGCTTCAACTTAGGCGTACTGTCTGGTGACGATGAAGTAAAAAATATCTACAAAACCGCAGAAGATGTTGGTAAACTTCCTTTCAACAGGAGCAAGGTCATGTTCCTTGGTGACGCCCGCGTTGGAAAAACTAGTCTGCGCAGGCTCCTGATGGGTGAGCAGTTCCAGGGAGACGAGCCAAGTACAGAGGGAATCGAAACCAGGATGTGCACGACAAAAGAAGTGGACTATTCATGGAAAGAAAGCGAAAGTCAACATGAAAACGATTTCGAAATTGGAAGTGCGTGGTACACAGCAAAGACCGCAATGGAATCTTCACCAAATCAAACACGAGAGCCACCGTCTCCACCAGAAACACCAAAAGCCAAAAGCGGTAAACGTTCTTTGACATTCAGAGAGTGGGTCAACCAGACACTGAGGGACACTCAATATATGAGTATATCTTTTGTAATTCCACTCATACTGAGTGCGGTTCTGTATGGAGCCACTCTTCCATTCGGCTTTGTTTTCCTTGAATGGATAATGTTTCTCGCCGTACTGATGTGTGACGGAGATTTTCTCTGTGCTTATCGGTATGGAACAAGTTTAGCTATCATGATGGCCGTCGACACTTATTTCAGATGCAGTTTCACACCGAATGCCATTCTGAATAATCTTGACAATCTCTGTTTTCACTGGCCATTGGTCAACTactttgtcttttgttttgcattCAACTTGTTTGGTTTCATAATGGGCGTTTTTTTCGGGTATGGATGTCGAGCTGGAATGGCATTCGGCCTTTGCCTACTCGCTTCCCCAAGTCAGCTAACATCCCTAGATCAACTACAACTGTCAGAATTAAGCGCGGACTTTGTGAGTATTTTAGAAGCGGCCATTTCGGTAGTTGGGGGTCTTGCTGGCATATGCATCTACCGATACTGGGATGTCATAACAAGTAACCATCCGTGGATCTTTCCGCGAGGAATCATGGGtgtaatttcatattttctttttctcagTGTTTTCCTTTCTGTAAGTGCAACAAATATGCCAACTGTTTTACCTTTTATCCTTGGCATGTTGCTGTGGAGTGGTAAATTGACAGGGCAGTTTCTAGGAAGAGACTTGGATAAGAAATTCGGTTCCGGTTATTTCCTGAAAAGGTTTGTTGGCATAATGCTAGGTCTTTTACTCGGCTATGGTATGGGCTGGAAACTCCACTCTCCAATTTTGAAAACGGTTTCCATCCTTATTTTCACTGCCTCAGTATTGACCCATCCACTGATCGAGTTGCATGTATTTTGGAATGTAAGAACTCAGCGATTTCCGATTTTAAATGTTAGGGATGCCATGAAGGAACAGTCAGCTGGATCGAGTCGCTTAGCAACAAGATTAAGTCTATGGGATTTCGCTGGAGACCAGCTCTATTATGCCACCCACCAAATTTTCATCGCAAGCCATGCAGTGTATTTGttggttttcaattttgaaagagCAGCTAAAAACAAGAAGGGACAATTCCAACGACTTTTGTTTTGGTTAAACTCAATTCGTACCCACGCAAAACATGAAGATGCTGTCATTTTGCTTGTTGGCACACACAGGGATAGTGTAAGAGCCTCTGTGCGGAATGAACTTTCGTCGTATTTCCACAAAAAACTTTACGACTTTTTCTGTGATCGGCTTGTCATGAACGATGATGGCACCCcgattttccccatagagaattCAAAACCTTTAGACAGAGATGCACGAAAACTTAGAAATTGCATCTTAGAAAAGAGCCAAGAGGCAGAGTACATGAAAGCAGAATTTCCTCTGAAGTACCTCCATTTCTACAAGTTAATCAAATGTAAACGGAAGACAGCTAGCAAATTGGGCCTGGAATATGCCATCTGTGGATACATTGAAGTTCATGAATTTGCCCGGGAAAACTGCAAAATCAGTGATTCATTAGAATTTGAGTTAATGCTTGGTCTCTTTCACAGAGCCGGAGAAATTATATTCCATGCAGAAGACGAAACTCTCAAAAACTTCATCATATTTGATCCTCAAATTCTTGCTGACATTATGAAGAATCTGATTAATATTCCTCCTTTTCATAAGAGATACCACAGGGTGGCGCCGTTTTGGAGGATGTTGGAGAAAAATGGAATTGCTGATAGTCGTTTAGTGAGCCACATTGTAGAACCAATGAAGGTGTCCAAAGAAATGGCAGTGTCCTTGTTACAAGCTTATGATTTGATGTGCCTTATTCCACATGAGTCTCCAGTCGATAACCAATTGTATCTGGTACCTGGTTTATTGCCTCTTTATGTGGCTACAGAAAACGACGAAGATAGGTTGTCAGTAAAAGGAAACAAAGATGTTTACTACATTGATTTCTGTGGCTTCTTACCCGAAGGTGTATTTTCCCGTCTGCTTGCCCGCTGTTTCAGGGTAGATGTTACTCCCTTACACGTGACAACTCGGAATGTCTACTACAATGTCGGCAAGTTCCTCTTCGATAAAGATTTAAATTACAAACTTGAACTCATTAACGAATCGCCACAGCAGCCGCTGGTCAAAGTCACCGTCCAAAGGACGTCCAATACGAAAGCACGGAAGTTTCTGAAGTGGTTTCTGGGCGAGCTTAAAGCAATAAGACAAAGGGACttcaaatatatgaaatatatcTGTGGCGTGTTATGCCCGAACAAGGATCACACTTGCCTTTCGAAACTAGACCTTCTTCATATCGTAAAACTGGCTTCTGAAGACAAGGCGCTACCAGTACTAAACAGGCGCGTTGAGTTCCAGTGTGAAGGTCGCCGCTTTAATTTTCAAGGGTTCTGCAGAAaatcaaag GACGAAAATTTCCATCAAACTCCGTGCCGCATTTCAAGGAATACGCGTATTTCGGAGTTACCTCCATCGCTCTACAAACAAATCTGTAATAGCTTGAACATAGAGCAGCTTTTACATGGTGACTGGAGGGACCTGGCCG GCGAGCTGGGGTATACACAGCACGAAGTACAGGTACTGAAGAACAAAGACAACCCATGCGATGCCCTCCTACAGAAATGGTCCTGCCAAGGTGACTCAACTGTCGCGCAATTAATCGAAGTCCTGTTAAGGCCAAATTTGAGCAGACAAGATGTCGTCACATTGATTGAGGAAGCTCTGGGTGAACGCAAAGAACTAGACTAG